Proteins encoded in a region of the Mucilaginibacter sabulilitoris genome:
- a CDS encoding ABC transporter permease: MIKNYLKIAWRNLVKNKAHTFINVAGLSVGMAVAMLIGLWIWDELSYDKYFENHDRIVRVMQHETFNGEITSENSLPIPLGYKLRQDYKEDFKYAVLSTWTSGHVLANGDTKITQDGNYMQAEAPDMLTLKMLKGTRAGLKDPSSILLSASVAKALFGNADPMLKAVKIDNKWNVKVTGVYEDLPRNTSFSGMKFIAPWDLYMTTDPQLKKQATRWGNTSWQIFSQLAPNVDINKVATKIKDLKHKGLTADNDLVGMAFKSTLFLHPMNKWHLYSEFKNGVITGGAIQFVWMFGIIGVFVLLLACINFMNLSTARSEKRAKEVGIRKAIGSLRRQLIGQFFMESLMIAVFAFMVSIVIVMLILPWFNQVAGKDIVVLWDNPVFWLCGLMFSLLTGIISGSYPAFYLSSFQPVKVLKGTFKAGRFAALPRKVLVVLQFTVSVTLIIGTIIVFRQVQFTKNRPVGYERTGLVQMNIHGDDIHKHFMAFRNDLLQTGAIVEVAESGSPLTGVWSNNSGLNWRGKDPNLQDDFGTIRLSPEFGKTAGWKLVDGRDFTRAVADTSGIILNEAAVKFMNLKSPVGETIKWYRDFTVIGVIKDMVMSSPYEPVKPSVFIIANYAMEMIDIRLNPQMNPREALSKIEPIFKRYNPGSPFEYKFTNEDYAQKFANEERIGKLAGFFTILAIFISCMGLFGMASFMAEQRIKEIGVRKVLGASIFSLWRLMSKDFVALVVIALAIAIPVAYYFMHGWLQSYQYRAELSWWIFGFTAIGAIMITLLTVSYQSIKAALTNPVKSLKTE, encoded by the coding sequence ATGATCAAGAATTATTTAAAAATAGCCTGGCGAAACCTTGTGAAAAACAAGGCTCACACATTTATTAATGTGGCCGGCTTGTCGGTGGGTATGGCGGTGGCCATGCTTATTGGTCTGTGGATATGGGATGAACTATCTTACGATAAGTATTTTGAAAACCACGACCGTATTGTGCGGGTCATGCAGCATGAAACCTTCAATGGCGAAATCACCTCAGAAAATTCGTTACCTATACCCCTGGGTTATAAACTTCGTCAGGATTATAAGGAGGATTTCAAATATGCCGTATTATCAACCTGGACATCCGGGCACGTATTGGCCAATGGCGATACTAAAATAACCCAGGACGGCAATTACATGCAGGCTGAAGCGCCGGATATGCTAACCTTAAAAATGCTCAAGGGTACGCGCGCCGGATTAAAAGACCCTTCATCTATCCTGCTTTCGGCATCGGTGGCCAAAGCGCTGTTCGGTAATGCCGACCCGATGCTCAAAGCTGTAAAGATTGACAATAAATGGAATGTTAAGGTTACCGGTGTTTATGAAGATCTGCCCCGGAATACCTCATTTAGTGGTATGAAGTTTATTGCACCGTGGGATTTGTACATGACCACCGATCCCCAATTAAAAAAGCAGGCTACACGCTGGGGTAACACCTCATGGCAAATATTTTCCCAACTGGCGCCCAATGTCGATATCAATAAGGTAGCCACCAAAATAAAAGATCTGAAACATAAGGGGCTTACAGCTGATAACGATTTAGTTGGCATGGCATTTAAATCGACCCTGTTTTTACACCCCATGAATAAGTGGCATTTATATTCGGAATTTAAAAACGGCGTAATCACAGGCGGCGCCATACAATTTGTTTGGATGTTTGGCATTATAGGCGTGTTTGTATTGCTGCTGGCCTGCATCAACTTCATGAACCTGAGCACCGCCCGGTCTGAGAAACGGGCTAAGGAGGTAGGAATCCGTAAGGCCATAGGTTCGTTGAGGAGGCAGCTTATTGGCCAGTTTTTTATGGAGTCGTTAATGATTGCCGTTTTTGCATTTATGGTATCGATAGTTATAGTGATGCTGATATTACCATGGTTTAACCAGGTAGCCGGTAAAGATATAGTTGTACTATGGGATAATCCTGTTTTTTGGCTCTGCGGGTTAATGTTCAGCTTGCTCACCGGTATAATATCCGGCAGCTATCCGGCATTTTACCTGTCATCATTTCAGCCGGTAAAAGTTTTAAAAGGAACATTTAAGGCAGGACGCTTTGCTGCACTGCCTCGTAAGGTACTGGTAGTTTTACAGTTTACAGTTTCGGTAACACTAATCATCGGCACCATAATTGTCTTCAGGCAGGTACAGTTTACCAAGAACCGGCCGGTAGGCTATGAACGTACCGGACTTGTACAAATGAACATTCACGGCGATGATATACACAAACATTTTATGGCCTTCAGAAATGACTTGTTGCAAACCGGCGCCATCGTAGAAGTAGCCGAATCGGGCAGTCCGCTAACGGGTGTATGGTCAAACAACAGCGGGTTAAACTGGCGGGGCAAAGACCCCAACCTGCAGGACGATTTCGGAACGATAAGGCTGAGTCCGGAATTTGGCAAAACAGCTGGCTGGAAATTGGTGGATGGGCGTGATTTCACAAGGGCGGTGGCCGATACATCGGGCATTATACTAAATGAGGCGGCGGTAAAATTCATGAACCTGAAAAGCCCGGTGGGCGAAACCATAAAGTGGTACCGCGATTTTACGGTTATCGGTGTGATAAAGGATATGGTTATGTCGTCGCCGTATGAGCCTGTAAAACCAAGCGTATTCATCATTGCCAATTATGCCATGGAAATGATCGACATTCGCCTGAACCCCCAAATGAACCCGAGAGAAGCCCTAAGCAAAATCGAACCCATTTTTAAACGCTACAATCCCGGCAGTCCGTTTGAATATAAATTCACCAACGAAGACTATGCGCAAAAATTTGCAAATGAGGAGCGCATAGGCAAGCTGGCCGGCTTTTTTACCATATTGGCTATTTTTATCAGCTGCATGGGCTTGTTTGGCATGGCATCGTTTATGGCCGAACAGCGTATAAAGGAAATCGGAGTGCGTAAAGTACTGGGCGCTTCGATATTCAGTCTGTGGCGTTTAATGTCGAAGGATTTTGTAGCCCTGGTAGTTATAGCATTGGCCATAGCAATACCCGTTGCTTATTACTTTATGCACGGCTGGCTGCAAAGTTACCAATACCGGGCCGAGCTTTCCTGGTGGATATTTGGTTTCACTGCTATTGGCGCTATTATGATTACGCTACTTACGGTAAGCTACCAGAGTATAAAAGCAGCACTAACAAACCCGGTAAAAAGCCTAAAAACGGAATAA
- a CDS encoding ABC transporter permease: protein MLKNYLKIAWRNLVKNKVHSFINVAGLSVGMAVAMLIGLWIWDEVSFNKYFKNYDRIVQVWQNQTFNGVVGSQTAMPIPLGLKLRESYMSDFKYVVLSTWTMEHIITNGDKKFTKLGNYVQPEMPDLLTLKMLKGTRAGLKDMSSIMLSESLAKTLFGGADPLNKTLKIDNQWVVKVTGVYEDMPNNTEFREVTFFAPWDLYMSTMPWLKRAATRWGNNSWQVFAQLAPNANADKVSAKIKDLKLKNIAAQGDKLGADFKPAVFLHPMNKWHLYSEFKNGVNTGGAIQFVWMFGIIGVFVLLLACINFMNLSTARSEKRAKEVGIRKAIGSQRIQLIGQFFMESLLIVAFAFVFSIVLVMLTLPWFNGVADKKMVVLWNNPWFWILGLVFSLISGLIAGSYPALYLSSFKPIKVLKGTFKVGRLAAIPRKVLVVLQFSVSVTLIIGTIIVFRQIQFAKNRPIGYSREGLVYMVQKTSDIHNHYVAFKDELIKSGAVIETAESGSPVTGVWSNNSGFDWRGKPPGMLDDFATVGITPDFGKTVGWQFKDGRDFSTAFLTDSTGVVINEAAAKFMNFKNPVGEIITTDGKPYHVIGLIKDMLMSSPYEPVKQTFFFLDKDPQGVVTIRINPKMSTRDALEKIAAIHQKYSPASPFDYKFADEEYAKKFDGETRIGKLASFFAMLAIFISCLGLFGMATFMAEQRVKEIGVRKVLGASVFNLWQLLSVDFVVLVIISFIIASPVSYYFMHGWLQGYTYRSQISWWIFGVSAVGAIIITLVTVSFQAIKAALANPVKSLRSE, encoded by the coding sequence ATGTTAAAGAATTATTTAAAAATTGCGTGGCGAAACCTTGTAAAAAATAAGGTGCACAGTTTTATTAACGTAGCGGGCCTTTCGGTTGGTATGGCGGTGGCCATGCTTATTGGGCTCTGGATCTGGGATGAAGTCTCGTTCAACAAGTATTTTAAAAATTACGACCGTATTGTACAGGTATGGCAGAACCAAACATTTAACGGAGTTGTGGGCAGCCAAACGGCCATGCCTATTCCGCTGGGCTTAAAACTTCGTGAATCGTACATGAGCGATTTTAAATATGTGGTACTTTCGACATGGACTATGGAGCACATTATTACCAATGGCGACAAGAAATTCACCAAGCTGGGTAACTATGTGCAGCCCGAAATGCCCGATCTGCTAACGCTGAAAATGCTTAAAGGCACGCGCGCCGGACTAAAGGATATGTCGTCTATCATGCTGTCTGAATCGCTGGCAAAAACACTTTTCGGTGGTGCCGACCCTCTTAATAAAACACTTAAAATTGACAACCAATGGGTGGTTAAGGTAACAGGTGTGTATGAGGATATGCCCAACAACACCGAGTTTAGAGAGGTCACCTTTTTTGCACCCTGGGACCTGTACATGAGCACCATGCCCTGGCTTAAACGAGCCGCTACCCGCTGGGGCAACAATTCATGGCAGGTATTTGCGCAATTGGCACCCAATGCTAATGCCGATAAAGTATCAGCCAAAATTAAAGACTTAAAGCTCAAAAACATAGCCGCACAGGGCGACAAATTAGGGGCCGATTTTAAACCGGCCGTGTTTTTACACCCAATGAATAAATGGCACTTATATTCGGAGTTTAAAAACGGTGTAAATACAGGTGGCGCCATACAATTTGTATGGATGTTTGGCATCATAGGGGTGTTTGTATTATTGCTGGCCTGCATCAATTTCATGAACCTGAGCACCGCCCGGTCCGAGAAGCGAGCTAAGGAAGTAGGCATCCGCAAGGCCATAGGCTCGCAGCGGATACAGCTCATAGGGCAGTTTTTTATGGAATCGCTGCTGATAGTTGCTTTTGCCTTTGTTTTTTCAATAGTACTGGTAATGCTTACGCTGCCCTGGTTTAACGGTGTTGCAGATAAAAAGATGGTTGTTTTATGGAACAATCCATGGTTTTGGATACTGGGCTTGGTTTTTAGTCTCATATCCGGACTAATAGCTGGTAGTTACCCGGCGCTCTACCTGTCGTCATTTAAACCTATAAAGGTTTTAAAGGGAACATTCAAAGTAGGACGGCTGGCTGCTATACCCCGTAAGGTGCTGGTAGTTTTACAATTCAGCGTTTCGGTAACGCTTATTATAGGCACCATCATTGTTTTCAGGCAGATACAATTTGCCAAGAACAGGCCTATTGGCTATAGCCGCGAAGGATTGGTTTACATGGTGCAAAAAACAAGCGATATCCATAATCATTACGTAGCTTTTAAAGATGAGCTGATAAAATCGGGAGCTGTTATAGAAACGGCCGAATCGGGAAGTCCCGTTACCGGTGTGTGGAGCAACAATAGTGGTTTTGACTGGAGAGGGAAGCCGCCCGGCATGCTGGATGATTTTGCGACGGTAGGCATAACACCTGACTTTGGTAAAACCGTTGGGTGGCAGTTTAAGGATGGCCGTGATTTTTCGACCGCGTTTTTAACCGACTCGACCGGTGTAGTAATTAATGAGGCCGCGGCAAAGTTCATGAATTTTAAAAACCCTGTGGGCGAGATCATAACAACCGACGGCAAGCCGTACCATGTAATAGGGCTTATTAAAGATATGCTCATGTCATCGCCTTATGAACCGGTTAAGCAAACTTTCTTTTTCCTGGATAAAGACCCGCAGGGAGTGGTAACTATCAGGATAAATCCGAAGATGAGCACCCGCGATGCGCTCGAAAAAATTGCCGCCATACATCAGAAATATTCGCCGGCTTCGCCGTTTGATTATAAGTTCGCCGACGAAGAATATGCAAAAAAATTTGACGGCGAAACGCGTATAGGCAAGCTGGCGAGCTTTTTTGCCATGCTGGCCATATTTATCAGCTGTTTGGGCCTATTTGGTATGGCAACCTTTATGGCCGAGCAGAGGGTTAAGGAAATAGGTGTACGCAAAGTTTTAGGTGCATCGGTATTTAACCTGTGGCAACTGCTGTCAGTAGACTTCGTTGTATTGGTTATCATCTCCTTTATTATCGCATCGCCGGTATCTTACTATTTTATGCATGGCTGGCTGCAGGGCTACACTTACCGGTCTCAAATTTCCTGGTGGATATTTGGTGTATCGGCAGTAGGCGCCATTATAATAACACTGGTTACCGTAAGCTTCCAGGCCATTAAAGCGGCACTGGCTAATCCCGTAAAAAGTTTAAGAAGCGAATAG
- a CDS encoding ABC transporter permease, which translates to MLKNYLKIAWRNLVKNKVHSAINIVGLSVGMAIAMLIGLWIWDELSFDKYHKNYDRVGQVMVTQTANGETPTFGATVVPLSNELRTKYAGDFKLTALIWEGAHILAVGDKKISQNGMWAEPAMPTILSLNMVKGSYASFKDPSSFLISQSMAKALFGDADPINKTVRIDNKTNMKVIGVYQDLPHNTTFYETKFMLPFSNPANWWSTQMQAWDNHACHLFVLMNDHADFDKVSARIRNITKPHFKMNDEVIQVHPMRKWHLYSDFKNGVAVGGRIEFVWLFGIIGLFVLLLACINFMNLSTAKSEKRAKEVGIRKAIGSVRNQLIGQFLSESLLVVFLSLVLTVIMVLLAIPYFNHVADKEVSIPWGNPLFWLLTLSFTIFTGLISGSYPAFYLSAFNPVKVLKGTFRVGRLAAIPRKVLVVVQFTVSIVLIIGTIIVLRQIQFAKDRPVGYSRAGLISIEMNTPEIYGHYEVMRNDLIQTGAVENMAESNSTTTQIWSNNGGFDWAGKTPGYDPTFGTIGVTYDFGHTVGWKIAQGRDFSRNFPTDTGAIILNESALKMSGIKNPIGKTIHWHDGNHVIVGVAKDMVMESPYEKTKGTIFFMTPGWVNWITVRIKPNMPIREALSKIEPVFKKYNPGSPFEFKFNDDEYAHKFSDEERIGNLASIFAVLAIFISCLGLFGLASFVAEQRVKEIGVRKVLGASVVNLWRLLSTEFVVLVFISLLIAVPVAYYFMQHWLQGYQYKAVISGWIFVCAGAGAIAITLITVSFQAVKAAMANPVKSLRSE; encoded by the coding sequence ATGTTAAAGAACTATTTAAAAATCGCATGGCGGAACCTCGTTAAGAACAAGGTGCATTCGGCCATAAATATTGTTGGCCTGTCGGTTGGTATGGCTATAGCCATGCTTATTGGCCTTTGGATCTGGGATGAACTGTCATTTGATAAGTATCATAAAAACTATGACCGTGTAGGCCAGGTAATGGTCACCCAAACGGCCAATGGCGAAACCCCCACTTTTGGGGCGACTGTTGTGCCGCTGAGTAACGAACTTCGTACCAAATATGCGGGCGATTTTAAATTGACAGCCCTTATCTGGGAAGGCGCCCACATATTGGCTGTAGGCGATAAAAAGATATCGCAAAACGGGATGTGGGCCGAGCCTGCTATGCCCACTATTCTTTCACTGAACATGGTAAAAGGCAGCTATGCCAGTTTTAAAGATCCTTCGTCATTTCTGATATCACAATCAATGGCCAAAGCCTTGTTTGGCGATGCCGACCCCATAAATAAAACCGTGCGGATTGATAATAAAACCAATATGAAAGTAATTGGCGTTTATCAGGACCTGCCGCACAATACCACATTTTACGAAACAAAGTTTATGCTCCCATTCAGTAACCCGGCAAACTGGTGGAGCACCCAAATGCAAGCCTGGGATAATCACGCCTGCCATTTATTTGTACTGATGAATGATCATGCCGACTTTGATAAAGTATCAGCCAGGATCAGGAACATTACCAAGCCGCACTTTAAAATGAACGACGAGGTAATACAGGTACACCCCATGCGCAAATGGCATTTATACAGCGATTTTAAGAACGGAGTAGCCGTTGGGGGCCGCATAGAATTTGTTTGGTTGTTTGGAATTATTGGCCTGTTTGTGTTGTTGCTGGCCTGTATCAATTTCATGAACCTGAGTACAGCTAAAAGCGAAAAACGGGCCAAAGAGGTAGGCATACGCAAGGCTATAGGTTCTGTTCGCAACCAGCTTATCGGGCAGTTTTTAAGTGAATCGTTGCTGGTGGTGTTCCTGTCGCTGGTATTAACGGTTATCATGGTACTGCTGGCTATCCCCTACTTTAATCATGTTGCAGATAAGGAGGTTTCCATACCCTGGGGCAATCCGCTATTCTGGTTGCTTACGTTGAGCTTTACCATTTTTACAGGCCTGATATCGGGTAGTTACCCGGCGTTTTATTTATCTGCCTTTAACCCGGTAAAGGTGTTAAAGGGTACATTTAGGGTAGGCCGTTTGGCTGCTATCCCACGCAAGGTGCTGGTCGTGGTTCAGTTTACGGTATCTATCGTTTTAATTATAGGCACCATCATTGTTTTACGGCAAATTCAGTTTGCTAAAGACCGGCCGGTTGGCTACTCGCGTGCGGGCCTTATTTCTATTGAAATGAACACGCCCGAAATTTATGGCCACTATGAAGTAATGCGCAACGACCTGATACAAACCGGTGCGGTGGAAAATATGGCCGAATCAAACAGCACAACAACCCAGATATGGTCAAACAATGGCGGTTTTGACTGGGCCGGCAAAACCCCCGGGTATGACCCTACATTTGGTACTATAGGCGTAACTTATGATTTTGGCCACACTGTAGGGTGGAAAATAGCACAGGGGCGCGATTTTTCACGTAACTTCCCTACCGATACGGGCGCTATTATCCTAAACGAATCGGCGCTTAAAATGAGCGGTATTAAAAACCCGATAGGTAAAACCATACACTGGCACGACGGTAACCATGTAATTGTGGGCGTAGCCAAAGATATGGTGATGGAATCGCCGTATGAAAAAACCAAAGGCACCATATTCTTTATGACCCCCGGCTGGGTTAACTGGATCACCGTACGCATAAAACCAAACATGCCCATACGGGAGGCACTGAGCAAAATTGAACCTGTTTTTAAAAAATACAACCCTGGCAGTCCTTTTGAATTTAAATTCAATGACGATGAATACGCTCATAAATTTTCGGACGAGGAGCGTATAGGTAACCTGGCCTCCATATTCGCGGTACTGGCTATCTTTATTTCATGCCTGGGCCTCTTTGGGCTGGCATCATTCGTTGCCGAGCAGCGGGTTAAAGAAATTGGGGTGCGCAAGGTGCTGGGCGCATCGGTGGTAAACCTGTGGCGTCTGTTATCAACCGAGTTTGTGGTGCTGGTTTTTATATCGCTGCTTATAGCAGTACCTGTGGCTTACTATTTTATGCAACATTGGCTGCAGGGCTACCAGTATAAAGCCGTAATTTCCGGGTGGATATTTGTTTGTGCAGGCGCCGGCGCAATAGCCATTACACTAATAACCGTGAGTTTCCAGGCGGTAAAAGCGGCCATGGCCAACCCGGTAAAAAGCTTGCGGAGCGAATAG
- a CDS encoding ABC transporter permease: MLKNYLKIAWRNLVRNRVQTFINIAGLSVGLACSLLILLWVQNELSVDSFFKNSDRLYSIYERQQFDHKINGTYNTPGPTANEMKKVMPEVEHAVSLGFGQNNTFQVGDKILKQNGSSASDEYFSIFSFKLLQGNAQTALNSPVSLAISRKMAEDFFGSPQAAIGKTIRYENSKNFKVTAVFENLPKNSSQKFDYLVNWYSFLQDNSWARDWGNQGPPTIVMLKQGANPAQFEQKITRFLDTYNSTDRKTSTFIIDLGIQPFSEQYLHGSFDNGKISGGRIEYVRIFSVVAIFILLIACINFMNLTTARSVKRAKEIGVRKVVGAMRSALIKQFISESLLITSLSVIFALLLLVVLLPVFNQVTQKQIELPFNQTGFWTKVVCITLVTGLISGSYPALFLSSFNPVKVLKGTLKLDSGATLFRKGLVVFQFVLSVILITGTIVISRQMNYIQSKNLGFDRENLIYIPLEGELAHKYDLFKEQALTMPGIQSVTRMTNAPTNIQNSTGGVGWIGKDTTVNIQFTQTSVGYDFVKTMKLRMLEGRDFSKDYPTDSVGLILNEAALKRIGYKNPIGQPLTFWGRKSKIIGVIKDFHYSSMHEEIRPLIIRSRADEIYGNILIRTQPGKTRAALASMESLCKQINPAYPFTYTFSDEEYQKLYQNEQIVGKLSNGFSFLAIFISCLGLLGLAMFTAEQRVKEIGIRKVLGASVSSLFTLLSSEFIVLVVIALLIASPIAWYATGKWLQGFAYRTPVQWWVFALSGAIIILIALATVSFQAVKAALINPVKSLRSE; the protein is encoded by the coding sequence ATGTTAAAGAACTATTTAAAAATCGCATGGCGCAACCTTGTCAGAAATAGGGTCCAAACCTTTATTAATATTGCCGGTCTTTCGGTGGGTTTGGCGTGCAGCCTGCTTATTTTGTTATGGGTACAAAATGAGCTGAGTGTTGATAGCTTTTTTAAAAATAGTGATCGTTTGTATAGCATATATGAACGGCAGCAATTTGATCATAAGATTAATGGTACATATAATACCCCCGGCCCCACTGCTAATGAAATGAAAAAGGTAATGCCCGAGGTTGAGCATGCCGTTAGTTTAGGGTTTGGCCAAAACAACACATTTCAGGTTGGTGATAAAATATTAAAGCAGAATGGTTCATCAGCAAGTGACGAATATTTTAGCATATTTAGTTTTAAACTGCTGCAGGGCAATGCCCAAACCGCGTTAAACTCGCCGGTAAGTTTGGCCATATCACGCAAAATGGCCGAAGACTTTTTTGGCAGCCCGCAGGCGGCCATAGGTAAAACCATCCGTTATGAAAACAGTAAAAACTTTAAGGTAACAGCTGTATTTGAAAACCTGCCAAAAAATTCATCGCAAAAGTTTGACTACCTGGTTAACTGGTATAGCTTTTTACAGGATAACAGCTGGGCGCGTGACTGGGGCAACCAGGGACCGCCGACCATTGTCATGTTAAAACAAGGAGCTAATCCGGCTCAGTTTGAACAAAAGATAACCCGGTTTTTAGATACCTATAACAGCACCGACCGTAAAACATCAACGTTTATTATCGACTTAGGGATACAACCTTTCAGCGAGCAATACCTGCACGGCAGTTTTGATAATGGCAAAATTAGCGGTGGCCGTATTGAATATGTACGCATTTTTAGCGTTGTGGCCATATTCATTTTGTTGATAGCCTGCATTAACTTCATGAATTTAACCACCGCGCGTTCGGTTAAACGCGCCAAAGAAATTGGTGTACGTAAGGTAGTTGGCGCGATGCGATCGGCATTAATAAAACAGTTCATCAGCGAATCGCTGTTGATCACTTCGCTTTCAGTAATTTTTGCCCTGTTGCTTTTGGTTGTATTGCTGCCGGTATTTAACCAGGTAACCCAAAAGCAAATTGAGCTACCGTTTAACCAAACTGGTTTTTGGACAAAGGTGGTATGCATTACCCTGGTTACCGGTCTGATATCGGGCAGTTATCCGGCTTTGTTTTTATCGTCATTTAACCCGGTTAAAGTATTAAAGGGTACTTTGAAATTAGATTCGGGCGCTACCCTGTTTCGTAAGGGGTTGGTTGTATTTCAGTTTGTACTGTCGGTTATATTAATTACCGGTACTATAGTTATATCCAGGCAAATGAACTATATCCAATCAAAAAACCTGGGGTTCGATCGCGAAAACCTGATTTACATACCGCTGGAGGGAGAGCTTGCCCACAAATACGATCTGTTTAAGGAGCAGGCTTTAACTATGCCCGGAATACAATCGGTTACCCGCATGACCAATGCGCCAACAAACATCCAGAACAGCACTGGTGGAGTAGGATGGATTGGTAAAGACACCACTGTGAATATCCAGTTTACGCAAACCTCCGTAGGGTACGATTTTGTAAAAACCATGAAACTAAGGATGCTCGAAGGACGCGATTTCTCAAAAGATTACCCCACCGATTCTGTTGGTCTTATACTGAATGAAGCCGCCTTAAAAAGGATAGGATATAAAAACCCCATCGGGCAGCCGCTCACCTTCTGGGGGCGCAAAAGCAAAATAATTGGGGTGATAAAAGACTTTCATTATAGCTCCATGCACGAGGAAATAAGGCCATTAATTATCAGATCAAGGGCTGATGAAATTTATGGCAACATCCTGATCAGAACCCAGCCCGGCAAAACCCGTGCGGCGCTGGCCAGCATGGAAAGCTTGTGCAAACAAATTAACCCTGCTTATCCGTTTACCTACACTTTTTCTGATGAGGAATATCAGAAACTATATCAAAACGAACAGATAGTGGGTAAACTGTCAAACGGGTTCTCATTTCTGGCCATATTTATTTCATGCCTCGGGTTACTCGGGCTGGCCATGTTTACTGCCGAGCAGCGTGTTAAGGAAATTGGTATCCGCAAAGTATTGGGCGCGAGCGTAAGTTCATTATTTACGCTGCTGTCATCGGAGTTTATAGTACTGGTGGTAATTGCCCTACTTATAGCATCGCCAATAGCCTGGTATGCCACCGGCAAATGGCTGCAGGGCTTTGCTTATCGTACACCGGTGCAATGGTGGGTATTTGCTCTGTCGGGCGCAATAATTATACTGATAGCCCTTGCGACGGTCAGTTTTCAGGCAGTAAAAGCGGCACTGATAAACCCGGTTAAAAGTTTGAGAAGTGAATGA